A region from the Triticum aestivum cultivar Chinese Spring chromosome 3D, IWGSC CS RefSeq v2.1, whole genome shotgun sequence genome encodes:
- the LOC123079561 gene encoding pentatricopeptide repeat-containing protein At3g14730: protein MAALYVPLRVIASRPRAPTRRLLLPLHAHLLTSGRLASSPAILTTLVSLYARVPALHPVVHRLLPPASPLPCFNAALSLPYPLALRVFGRLRAAHFPDSFSFPPLASSAPSPPHLLAIHALSLRCDVAHDLFCASALLRGYLRFGLADHAHRLFDELPLRDVVVWNAMVNGFAKLGCFDRAMECFLRMRQDGTVEVSAFTVTGILSVCTAAADFQCGAAVHGMVVKSGLDHNVSVCNALVDLYGKSHDVANAAMVFEGMAEQDRDLFSWNSMLSALHYSADHMGTMRLFHRMRHAAVWPDTVTVAAVLPACAQTAALKVGRTVHGYIITIGLARDGAMGVRACNALVDMYAKSGALDEACRVFYWMRQQDVASWNIMIDGYASHGRGQEALELFRQMTEVKGLVPDEVTLLAAMSACSHSGFVEEGRILLKRMKEEFSLEPQMEHYACLTDMLGRAGRLDEARKVVEEAGDVGAGAWRTYLAACRMHGDKERAQEAARMLMATKEPGSGGWVLLANTYGWDGNFEGLEEVRGEMRRQGVQKAAGCSWV, encoded by the exons ATGGCGGCCCTCTACGTCCCGCTCCGCGTCATCGCCTCCCGCCCGCGCGCCCCCACCCGGCGCCTCCTCCTGCCGCTCCACGCCCACCTTCTCACCTCCGGCCGCCTCGCCTCCAGCCCCGCCATCCTCAC GACCCTCGTCTCCCTCTACGCGCGCGTCCCCGCCCTCcaccccgtcgtccaccgcctcctcccgccggcctcccctctcccctGCTTCAACGCCGCGCTCTCCCTGCCCTACCCGCTCGCGCTCCGCGTCTTcggccgcctccgcgccgcccaCTTCCCCGACTCCTTCTCCTTCCCGCCGCTCGCCTCCTCCGCCCCGTCCCCGCCCCACCTCCTCGCGATCCACGCCCTCTCGCTCCGCTGCGACGTCGCCCACGACCTCTTCTGCGCCAGCGCCCTGCTCCGCGGCTACCTCAGGTTCGGCCTCGCCGACCACGCGCACCGCCTGTTCGACGAATTGCCCCTCCGGGACGTCGTGGTCTGGAACGCCATGGTCAACGGGTTCGCCAAGCTCGGCTGCTTCGACCGCGCCATGGAGTGCTTCCTGCGGATGAGGCAGGATGGCACGGTGGAGGTCAGCGCTTTCACCGTCACCGGAATCCTGTCGGTCTGCACCGCGGCCGCGGATTTTCAGTGCGGGGCTGCTGTTCACGGGATGGTGGTGAAGTCGGGACTTGACCACAATGTTTCGGTGTGTAACGCCTTGGTGGATCTTTATGGGAAGTCCCATGATGTGGCCAATGCGGCAATGGTGTTTGAGGGGATGGCAGAGCAGGACAGGGACTTGTTCAGCTGGAACTCGATGCTGTCGGCTTTGCACTACTCGGCTGACCATATGGGGACAATGAGGCTCTTTCATAGGATGAGGCATGCTGCAGTATGGCCGGACACAGTGACCGTTGCGGCTGTTCTCCCTGCATGTGCGCAGACTGCAGCACTGAAGGTTGGGAGGACGGTGCATGGGTACATTATCACGATCGGACTGGCTCGCGATGGTGCAATGGGCGTGCGCGCTTGTAATGCACTGGTAGACATGTATGCCAAGAGCGGGGCACTGGATGAGGCATGCCGTGTATTTTACTGGATGCGCCAACAGGACGTGGCATCATGGAATATTATGATCGACGGGTATGCATCCCATGGGCGTGGGCAGGAGGCACTGGAGTTGTTCCGCCAGATGACAGAGGTGAAAGGTCTGGTGCCAGATGAGGTAACTCTGCTGGCAGCAATGTCGGCGTGCAGCCATTCTGGGTTTGTCGAAGAAGGGAGAATTCTTCTTAAGAGAATGAAAGAGGAGTTCAGTTTGGAGCCGCAGATGGAGCACTACGCATGTCTGACTGACATGCTTGGGCGAGCAGGGAGGCTGGATGAGGCGAGAAAGGTTGTAGAGGAGGCAGGGGATGTAGGAGCTGGTGCGTGGAGGACATACCTTGCAGCATGCCGGATGCATGGTGATAAAGAAAGGGCCCAAGAGGCAGCTAGGATGCTGATGGCGACGAAGGAGCCTGGGAGTGGTGGATGGGTGCTGCTAGCGAACACATATGGCTGGGATGGAAACTTTGAGGGCCTGGAGGAGGTAAGGGGGGAGATGAGACGGCAAGGAGTGCAGAAGGCTGCGGGCTGCAGCTGGGTTTAG
- the LOC123079560 gene encoding protein PIN-LIKES 6, with product MMERRSLMEALVTAAQGGSTDTSVLSMLKYAVLPIAKVFTVCFMGFLMATKYVNILQPNGRKLLNGLVFSLLLPCLIFSQLGSAITLEKLVQWWYIPVNIVVGAVSGSLIGFVVASIIRPPYPYFKFTVIHIGIGNIGNIPLVLIAALCRDPSNPFGDSEKCSQDGNAYISFGQWVGAIIVYTYVFKMLSPPPGETFDGEEEKLPVLASEENAMPELGKYPTGTHTSTVPEDEPLLALEGNQKGTTSLGSKILSCVRCVVKFLKDKQLLQPPIIASVFAIGIGVVPFLKGLIFTDDAPLFFFTDSCLILGEAMIPCILLAVGGNLVDGPGEGSKRLGVRTTVAIIFARLILVPIAGVGIVMLVDKLGFIPKDDKMFKFVLLLQHSMPTSVLSGAVANLRGCGKESAAILFWVHIFAVFSMAGWIIFYLTLLF from the exons ATGATGGAGAGGAGGTCGCTGATGGAGGCGCTGGTGACGGCGGCGCAGGGAGGCTCCACGGACACGTCGGTGCTGTCCATGCTCAAGTACGCCGTGCTGCCCATCGCCAAGGTCTTCACCGTCTGCTTCATGGGCTTCCTCATGGCCACCAAGTACGTCAATATCCTCCAGCCCAACGGCCGGAAGCTTCTCAACGGG CTTGTGTTCTCGCTTCTACTTCCTTGCCTTATATTTTCCCAACTGGGCAGCGCAATCACGCTCGAGAAGTTGGTGCAGTG GTGGTATATTCCAGTAAATATTGTTGTAGGCGCCGTGTCTGGCTCCTTGATTGGCTTTGTGGTGGCATCTATCATCCGACCTCCTTATCCGTACTTCAAGTTTACTGTTATTCACATTGGAATAG GGAACATTGGAAATATACCTCTGGTTCTCATTGCAGCATTATGTCGGGACCCATCCAATCCTTTTGGCGACTCTGAAAAATGCAGCCAAGATGGAAATGCATACATCTCATTTGGTCAATGG GTTGGTGCGATTATTGTTTACACATATGTGTTCAAGATGCTTTCTCCACCACCAGGAGAGACCTTTGATGGTGAAGAAGAGAAGCTTCCGGTTCTGGCATCTGAAGAAAACGCGATGCCTGAACTTGGTAAATATCCAACAGGCACTCACACTAGTACTGTACCCGAGGATGAGCCTTTGTTAGCTCTCGAGGGGAATCAAAAAGGCACTACTTCTCTAGGATCAAAG ATACTAAGCTGTGTTAGATGTGTGGTGAAATTCCTAAAAGACAAGCAACTTCTTCAGCCACCAATTATTGCCTCT GTCTTTGCAATTGGAATCGGTGTTGTTCCATTCTTGAAGGGTTTGATATTCACGGATGATGCACCTCTATTCTTCTTCACAGACAGCTGCCTCATTCTTGG GGAAGCTATGATTCCATGCATTTTGCTTGCTGTGGGGGGTAATCTTGTTGATG GTCCTGGTGAAGGGAGTAAGAGACTTGGTGTGCGAACCACCGTTGCTATTATTTTTGCACGGTTGATCTTGGTTCCAATTGCTGGGGTTGGCATCGTCATGCTAGTTGACAAACTCGGTTTCATTCCCAAAGATGACAAAATGTTCAAGTTTGTCCTACTACTGCAGCATTCCATGCCCACATCAGTGCTCTCAG GTGCTGTTGCAAACCTCAGAGGGTGCGGGAAAGAATCAGCCGCGATCTTGTTCTGGGTGCACATTTTTGCAGTGTTCTCCATGGCAGGGTGGATTATTTTCTATTTGACGCTGCTCTTCTAA
- the LOC123079562 gene encoding uncharacterized protein: MKKLSVEFCIISARGLGRRSSLLKPQWFSVGWVDPSSKYCTKIDASGNSNASWGTKFSVSVDEHDLAQQQMELTVEVYRREPIFLREHLQGAAVVQMKEYLDKFAQNEEHSEVIEETDSFQLRRKKSDKAHGFVDISIRICKQEDDHGRFSGLPEGLKNSDQVGITLAIEDGPVYNYPPPPYNHYRGDREDADHHSNSRPVIPGTRPDPSPLGSSYSYQPPMFPSTLPPPPTSNLGFFPPQHPGRERVPQNYINVPPRKSAAQNSAPNFGMGLGAGALTAGTMIFGETLLPGSSFGGALNGASLSVSNDAPF; the protein is encoded by the exons ATGAAAAAGCTATCAGTCGAGTTCTGCATAATCTCCGCGCGCGGTCTAGGACGCAGATCGTCGCTGCTGAAGCCACAGTGGTTCTCAGTCGGATGGGTTGATCCCAGCAGCAAGTACTGTACCAAGATTGACGCATCAGGAAACTCAAATGCAAGCTGGGGCACCAAGTTCTCGGTCTCGGTGGATGAACATGATCTGGCGCAGCAGCAGATGGAGCTGACAGTTGAAGTCTACAGGAGAGAGCCCATCTTCCTAAGGGAGCATCTCCAGGGAGCTGCAGTTGTCCAGATGAAGGAGTATCTTGACAAGTTTGCACAAAATGAGGAGCATTCAGAAGTCATTGAGGAGACTGACAGTTTCCAGCTTAGGAGGAAGAAGTCAGACAAAGCTCATGGATTTGTGGATATATCCATCCGGATCTGCAAGCAAGAAGATGATCATGGTCGGTTTTCAG GATTACCTGAAGGATTGAAGAACTCCGATCAGGTCGGCATCACATTGGCAATAGAAGACGGACCAGTTTATAATTATCCACCGCCACCCTACAACCATTATAGGGGCGACAGAGAAGATGCTGATCACCATAGTAATTCCAGGCCGGTGATCCCTGGAACTCGCCCAGATCCATCACCATTAGGAAGTAGCTACAGCTACCAACCACCAATGTTTCCATCAACCCTGCCACCACCACCAACTTCAAACCTCGGCTTCTTCCCACCACAGCATCCCGGTAGGGAGCGAGTGCCACAGAACTACATAAATGTGCCACCAAGAAAATCTGCAGCTCAGAATAGTGCACCAAACTTTGGAATGGGGCTTGGAGCTGGAGCACTGACTGCTGGAACTATGATATTTGGCGAAACCCTCTTACCTGGTTCAAGTTTCGGTGGTGCTCTTAATGGTGCAAGCCTATCTGTATCCAATGATGCACCATTCTAA